The genomic DNA CACGTCGACGAAGGCAGAATCTGCCCCCGTCTGGCCAGGCTTGATGCATCATTGTTGCAACGGATGCAATACTGGCGTCGTGGATCAGAACCGCCCTGGTGTATCTCCGCTTCGCGAGCTCCGCAACGTGCGTGCGCTGGACGAGCATCGCTTCGTGTTCGACGCGATGCTCTCCGGTTGGGCGGATCAGCAGAGCAGCCGAGGGCTCTCCGAGCGGACCATCGGGAGTAGGGAGCGAGTCGTCCGGTCTTTCGAGGAGTTCGCTGGCCGATACCCGTGGGAGTGGTCTCCTGGAGATCTTGAGGACTACACCACGCGCGTGATGTCGCGGACGCATCCGGCGGCTCGGTCCACGATCCGGGGCTACCACTCCATCATCCGTCTGTTCTGCGACTACCTCACCGACCCTCGCTACCAGTGGTCGGTGGATTGCGAGGAGCGGTTCGGAACGACGCCGCAGCAGGTCTGCCATGAGTGGAACACGCTCGCACATTTGCTCGGCTATGAAGGACGCGCACAGCGGCGCGCTCTGACCTACGACGAGCTCGAGACGTTCTTCTCCGCGGCCGACCAGCGAGTCGAAGTCATCCTCCGACGCGGTCGAAAGGGGGCCCTGGCGGCGCTGCGCGATTCCCAGATCTTCAAGACCATCTACGCATACGGGCTGCGTCGCGCCGAGGCGGTAAGGCTAGATGTAGCGGACCTGAGGCCCAACGGTGCGGCCCCGCGGTTCGGACGCTTCGGAGCCGTGGAGGTGCGCTGGGGGAAGGGAGCTCACGGATCGGGCCCAAGGCGCCGCTCGGTGCACACTTCCCGAACTCGACTGGATCACGGAAGGTCTGGCCCAATGGATCGACCAGGCTCGTCCCCGCTTCACTACCGAATCAACGGGCCCCCTGTGGCTGACCGAACGAGGGACTCGGGTCTCGTTGCGCTACATCGACCTTCGCTTCGCCCAGATCCGTGACGAAGCCGGGCTACCCGGGGAGCTCAGCGTGCACGCTCTACGCCACACCTACGTCACGAACCTCATCGAGTGGGGGTACGCCGAAAAGTTCGTGCAGGACCAGGTCGGACACGCCTACGCGTCCACCACCGCGATATACACCTCTGTCGGCGACGACTTCAAAAACCGCATGATCAGCCAAGCACTATCACGCATCTACGGAGGAAACCATGCCGACGACTCCCACACCTGACGCCCCGATCACCTGGAAGCTGCGCCAGATCATGGCTACCTCGGGGATGTTCAACACCACCGATCTGATCGACCCCCTACGAGACCAAGGCGTACAGCTCTCCCGCGAACAGATCTACCGCCTCGTGACCAAGACTCCCGAGCGATTGAACGTCGAAGTGCTCGCCGCACTCTGCCGAATCCTTGACTGCACTCCAAACGACCTCATCGAGATCCCCCAGGTCCAGGTCCAGCGACCACGCCGAGCAGCAGGAGCAGCGCAGCACACCGGGCCGACGATAGGCGATCTGCGCCCCGTCCGGCCTCGGCTGCACCGCCCAAACGAGTGAGTCGGCAGAAGGTCACGGTTCAGATCGGCTGTGACCGCTGTGCTCGAGAAGTCGCGGCCCGGTACGTGATCCTCGAGCAGCGCATCTGCAACGCCTGCTATTCCAGGCTTCGTCGGCACCCCGGTCGCTGCCCGAGTTGCGGCTACATCAAGGTTCTTGCCTTCTACGATCCATCTCGGCAGATCGTCTGTGCGGCCTGCGCTGGCGTACCGCCACGATTCGCATGTACTACCTGTGGGGGCGAGGAGCAGCTCACCGGTTCGCAGTGCGG from Brachybacterium sacelli includes the following:
- a CDS encoding tyrosine-type recombinase/integrase gives rise to the protein MRPRGSDASEPWRCAGGRELTDRAQGAARCTLPELDWITEGLAQWIDQARPRFTTESTGPLWLTERGTRVSLRYIDLRFAQIRDEAGLPGELSVHALRHTYVTNLIEWGYAEKFVQDQVGHAYASTTAIYTSVGDDFKNRMISQALSRIYGGNHADDSHT
- a CDS encoding helix-turn-helix domain-containing protein, with the translated sequence MPTTPTPDAPITWKLRQIMATSGMFNTTDLIDPLRDQGVQLSREQIYRLVTKTPERLNVEVLAALCRILDCTPNDLIEIPQVQVQRPRRAAGAAQHTGPTIGDLRPVRPRLHRPNE